One stretch of Gemmatimonadaceae bacterium DNA includes these proteins:
- a CDS encoding helix-turn-helix domain-containing protein, which yields MSPKQLAEYLQLSQRTVYRLLERGDLPAVKVGGQWRFRKATLDEWLDVNMHRLDADSLQALEGDEASGQPVPAIADLIAPDNARITVPAGSQETVIRAFVESVRFPEPVSRDLVCERVLERERLCSTALSGGVALLHTARSRPRVLQAHDLVAIGRVQSPVEFGALDGSVTDTLILVLGRSERDQLVLLARLTRLCQEPGFLSALRYATDAAQVIELVRRTASRLFVSAQ from the coding sequence TTGAGCCCCAAACAACTCGCCGAATATCTGCAGTTGTCCCAGCGCACGGTGTATCGGCTGCTGGAGCGGGGCGACCTGCCCGCCGTCAAGGTCGGCGGGCAGTGGCGCTTCCGGAAGGCGACCCTGGACGAGTGGCTGGATGTGAACATGCATCGCCTCGACGCCGACTCCCTGCAGGCCCTCGAAGGTGACGAAGCGTCCGGGCAGCCGGTTCCCGCCATCGCCGACCTGATCGCCCCGGACAACGCGCGCATCACCGTGCCTGCCGGTTCGCAGGAGACCGTGATCCGGGCATTCGTAGAGAGCGTGCGGTTCCCGGAGCCGGTGTCGCGCGATCTCGTGTGCGAGCGCGTGCTCGAACGCGAACGGCTGTGCAGCACAGCGTTGTCAGGTGGGGTGGCGCTCCTGCACACGGCACGAAGCCGGCCGCGTGTGCTTCAGGCACACGATCTGGTGGCGATCGGTCGCGTTCAGTCGCCGGTGGAATTCGGGGCGTTGGACGGCAGCGTGACCGACACGCTCATTCTCGTGCTGGGGCGGAGCGAGCGCGACCAGCTCGTGCTGCTCGCCCGACTGACGCGGCTGTGCCAGGAGCCCGGTTTCCTTTCCGCGCTGCGTTACGCGACGGACGCCGCTCAGGTGATCGAGCTCGTCCGCCGTACCGCGAGCCGGCTGTTCGTCTCGGCTCAGTGA
- a CDS encoding PTS sugar transporter subunit IIA, whose product MQLTLRQVASYLDVPEATARRWITARGLPAHRVNERLYCNAIELWEWAVEQGIPVSRSLLEQAQRAPDAVPALSALIAEGGVYRDVGGATKPEVLRHVVALLPLPDDVDREFLVTVLEAREAMGSTGIGDGIAIPHVRNPILLHVARSFVALCLLKQPVEFEAVDRQPVGALFLVVSPNVPAHLRILAKLGFVLRDVELRRLLRTAAATDEILARISALEAGSASSARPDATRSGA is encoded by the coding sequence ATGCAACTGACGCTCCGCCAGGTCGCCTCGTACCTCGACGTGCCCGAGGCCACGGCCCGCCGCTGGATCACGGCGCGGGGGCTGCCGGCGCACCGCGTGAACGAGCGGCTCTACTGCAACGCCATCGAACTCTGGGAGTGGGCGGTGGAGCAGGGGATCCCGGTGTCGCGCAGCCTGCTCGAGCAGGCGCAGCGCGCGCCGGACGCGGTGCCCGCGCTGTCGGCGCTCATCGCGGAGGGGGGGGTGTACCGAGACGTCGGCGGAGCGACAAAGCCGGAGGTGCTGCGCCACGTGGTCGCGCTGCTGCCGCTTCCCGACGACGTGGACCGGGAGTTTCTGGTCACCGTGCTCGAGGCGCGGGAAGCGATGGGATCCACCGGCATCGGCGACGGCATCGCCATTCCGCATGTTCGCAATCCGATTCTCTTGCACGTGGCGCGATCCTTCGTCGCCCTCTGTCTGCTCAAACAGCCGGTGGAGTTCGAGGCGGTGGACCGTCAGCCCGTGGGCGCGCTGTTCCTAGTGGTGAGTCCCAACGTGCCGGCGCACCTGCGGATTCTTGCCAAGCTCGGATTCGTGTTGCGCGACGTGGAGCTTCGGCGGTTACTGCGCACGGCTGCGGCGACGGACGAGATTCTGGCGCGCATCTCGGCGTTGGAGGCGGGTTCCGCCTCGAGCGCGCGTCCGGACGCCACGCGGAGCGGAGCATGA
- a CDS encoding SDR family oxidoreductase, producing MIDLAGKCALVTGGSRGIGAATVLLLAESGADVVLGYRARAVDAERVAAEARALGVRAVAVAADIATSNGADDLVRGAVAELGALDLFVGNAGIWPVEEEDVTQISDARWRHTMAQNVDSMFYTTRAAARVLRDHGRIVLVSSTAGQRGEAFHSDYGASKGAMISFVKSLAPELARRDITINSVAPGWVDTEMCDVPYADGGRERIAATIPLGRVADARDIAGPIVFLCSALARHITGEIVNVNGGSVLCG from the coding sequence GTGATCGATCTCGCCGGAAAGTGCGCGCTCGTGACCGGGGGCTCGCGGGGCATCGGCGCGGCGACCGTGCTCCTGCTCGCCGAGTCGGGCGCCGACGTCGTGCTCGGCTATCGAGCGCGGGCGGTGGATGCCGAGCGTGTCGCCGCCGAGGCGCGCGCGCTGGGCGTGCGGGCCGTTGCGGTGGCAGCCGACATCGCCACCTCGAACGGCGCCGACGATCTGGTGCGCGGAGCGGTGGCCGAGCTCGGCGCGCTCGACCTGTTCGTGGGCAACGCCGGCATCTGGCCGGTGGAGGAGGAGGACGTTACGCAGATCTCCGATGCCCGCTGGCGCCACACGATGGCGCAGAACGTCGATTCGATGTTCTACACCACCCGGGCCGCCGCTCGCGTGCTCCGCGACCACGGACGCATCGTGCTCGTGTCCAGCACGGCCGGCCAGCGCGGCGAGGCGTTTCATTCCGACTACGGGGCGTCGAAGGGCGCGATGATCTCGTTCGTGAAGTCCCTGGCCCCCGAACTCGCCAGGCGGGACATCACGATCAACAGCGTCGCACCGGGCTGGGTGGACACCGAGATGTGCGACGTACCCTACGCCGACGGCGGGCGGGAGCGAATCGCGGCCACGATTCCGCTGGGGCGTGTGGCCGACGCCCGGGACATCGCCGGGCCGATCGTATTCCTCTGTTCGGCGCTCGCCCGGCACATCACCGGAGAGATCGTGAACGTGAATGGCGGCAGCGTGCTCTGCGGATGA
- a CDS encoding asparaginase: MIVLIFTGGTISMRHDPAAGGAVPALAGRDILALAPGLDRIAQLEVDDFGAFPGPHMTVERVWALRARIAAHLARPEVEGIVVTHGTDSLEESAYLMARSLDTEKPVVFTGAMRTSSDLGWDGPANLGASVRTAASNEARGLGVLVVMGDRIFSALDVTKVHTHMPDAFESPGLGPLGVVDDGRVIVRRLVEGSLAVLAPEAPAQPVDIVYAWGGADARLLDASRQAALGVVVAAMGRGNVPPPMAEGIDRWIADGKPVVITSRALRGRVGHTYGYPGGGRRLFEAGALFAGSRRPTQARIDLMLALGAGVDLRSVFDG; encoded by the coding sequence ATGATCGTTCTCATATTCACCGGCGGGACGATCTCCATGCGCCACGATCCCGCGGCGGGCGGGGCCGTACCCGCGCTCGCCGGGCGTGACATCCTGGCGCTCGCGCCCGGCCTCGATCGGATCGCGCAACTCGAGGTCGATGACTTCGGCGCCTTTCCCGGTCCGCATATGACCGTGGAGCGCGTGTGGGCGCTGCGTGCGCGCATCGCTGCGCATCTGGCGCGCCCCGAGGTCGAAGGCATCGTCGTCACCCACGGCACGGACTCCCTGGAGGAGTCGGCGTACCTCATGGCGCGATCGCTCGACACCGAAAAGCCCGTCGTCTTCACCGGCGCGATGCGCACGTCGAGCGACCTCGGGTGGGATGGGCCGGCCAACCTCGGTGCGTCGGTGCGCACGGCCGCCAGCAACGAGGCGCGTGGGTTGGGCGTGCTGGTCGTGATGGGCGATCGTATCTTCAGCGCTCTCGACGTGACCAAGGTGCACACGCACATGCCAGACGCGTTCGAGAGCCCTGGTCTGGGGCCGCTGGGCGTGGTGGACGACGGGCGCGTGATCGTGCGGCGCCTCGTGGAGGGTTCGTTGGCGGTGTTGGCCCCCGAGGCGCCGGCCCAGCCGGTGGACATTGTGTACGCCTGGGGCGGTGCCGACGCCCGCCTTCTCGACGCATCGCGCCAGGCCGCGCTGGGTGTGGTGGTGGCGGCGATGGGGCGGGGCAACGTCCCGCCGCCGATGGCCGAGGGGATCGACCGGTGGATTGCCGACGGCAAGCCGGTGGTGATCACCTCGCGCGCCCTGCGTGGCCGCGTGGGGCACACGTACGGGTACCCGGGCGGGGGGCGCCGGCTGTTCGAGGCCGGCGCGCTCTTCGCGGGCAGCCGCCGGCCCACGCAGGCGCGCATCGACCTCATGCTCGCACTCGGCGCCGGCGTCGACCTGCGCTCGGTGTTCGATGGCTGA
- a CDS encoding SIS domain-containing protein: MTRSSSREFSEALRALSDTALHVADTMGAELDEALRLVRDTVKAGGTLFFCGNGGSAADAQHVATEYVVRYTRNRRAYPAVALTTDSSLLTAAGNDLGFDQVFARQVEALAGPGDLLVIHSTSGNSPNVLRAAEAARAAGAKVLAFSARDGGALRALADHAVVIPTDRTDRAQELHLCLEHIICDIVEKTL; the protein is encoded by the coding sequence GTGACGCGATCATCGAGTAGGGAGTTCAGCGAAGCCCTTCGGGCGCTGTCCGACACGGCGCTCCACGTGGCCGACACCATGGGCGCCGAGCTCGACGAGGCGCTGCGCCTCGTGCGTGACACGGTGAAGGCGGGTGGTACGCTCTTCTTCTGTGGCAATGGGGGCAGCGCCGCCGACGCCCAGCACGTGGCCACCGAATACGTCGTGCGCTATACGCGCAACCGGCGTGCCTACCCGGCCGTTGCCCTCACCACCGATTCATCCCTTCTCACCGCGGCCGGCAATGATCTCGGATTCGACCAGGTGTTCGCGCGCCAGGTCGAAGCCCTGGCGGGGCCCGGCGACCTGCTCGTGATCCATTCCACCAGCGGCAATTCGCCCAACGTGCTGCGGGCCGCCGAGGCGGCCCGCGCGGCCGGGGCGAAGGTGCTGGCCTTCTCCGCCCGCGATGGTGGAGCGCTGCGTGCCCTGGCCGACCACGCGGTGGTGATTCCTACCGATCGAACCGACCGGGCGCAGGAACTGCATCTGTGTCTCGAACACATCATCTGCGACATCGTGGAGAAGACGCTGTGA
- a CDS encoding replication-associated recombination protein A has translation MTRGGKRGARATGGGDKAGGASLWARPDDAPLAARMRPRTLDEFVGQRQILAPGKPLRAAIESGTVGSMVFWGPPGSGKTTLARLIARHADREFVPFSAVTEGVPRVREIVAEAESRRLLGRGTILFADEIHRFNKAQQDAFLPHVESGTITLIGATTENPSFEIIGALRSRMRVFVLEPLSEQDIETVIRSALADEERGLGGRKLVVDEPAMALIAAEADGDARRALTVLEAAAAHAGQGGRIGESEAREALQFRFARFDKGGEETYNMLSAYHKSLRGSDPQGALYWMARMIDGGADPMVLFRRAIAMAAEDIGLADPEALKLAVAARDAFHMLGAPEGYLPLAEMTVYLATAPKSNSSKRALDAAMAAARDTPAEPVPLHIRNAPTGLMKELGYGRGYQYAHAVPEAYVPQEYLPERLRGTTFFEPGAFGFEKEIARRLAWWAERKRRADEGDHSV, from the coding sequence GTGACCCGCGGCGGCAAGCGCGGAGCGCGCGCCACCGGCGGCGGAGACAAGGCCGGGGGGGCCTCACTCTGGGCGCGCCCCGACGATGCGCCCCTCGCCGCTCGCATGCGTCCGCGCACGCTCGACGAGTTCGTGGGTCAGCGGCAGATACTCGCCCCCGGCAAGCCGCTGCGAGCCGCCATCGAATCGGGAACCGTGGGCTCGATGGTATTCTGGGGACCGCCGGGTTCCGGCAAGACGACGCTTGCACGCCTCATCGCCCGGCACGCCGACCGTGAGTTCGTGCCGTTCTCGGCCGTCACCGAGGGCGTACCGCGCGTGCGTGAGATCGTGGCGGAGGCGGAGTCGCGCCGCCTGCTGGGGCGGGGGACGATTCTCTTCGCGGACGAGATTCACCGCTTCAACAAGGCGCAGCAGGACGCGTTCCTCCCGCACGTCGAATCGGGCACCATCACGCTGATCGGCGCCACCACCGAGAATCCGTCGTTCGAAATCATCGGCGCATTGCGGTCTCGCATGCGAGTGTTCGTGCTCGAGCCGTTGTCGGAGCAGGACATCGAGACGGTGATTCGTTCGGCATTGGCCGACGAGGAGCGCGGGTTGGGCGGCCGGAAGCTCGTGGTGGACGAACCCGCGATGGCGCTCATCGCCGCCGAAGCGGACGGCGATGCACGGCGCGCGCTCACGGTGCTCGAAGCGGCGGCGGCCCACGCCGGGCAGGGTGGGCGCATCGGGGAATCCGAAGCGCGGGAGGCGCTGCAGTTCCGATTCGCGCGATTCGACAAGGGCGGCGAAGAGACCTACAACATGCTGAGCGCGTACCACAAGAGCCTGCGCGGCAGCGATCCGCAGGGCGCGCTGTACTGGATGGCGCGGATGATCGACGGCGGTGCCGACCCGATGGTCCTGTTCCGGCGGGCGATCGCCATGGCAGCGGAGGACATCGGACTGGCCGATCCCGAGGCGCTCAAGCTCGCGGTGGCGGCGCGCGACGCGTTCCACATGCTGGGCGCCCCGGAGGGTTATCTTCCGTTGGCCGAGATGACCGTGTATCTCGCAACGGCGCCCAAGTCGAACAGTTCGAAACGGGCGCTGGACGCGGCGATGGCGGCCGCGCGGGACACGCCCGCCGAGCCGGTCCCGCTGCACATCCGCAACGCGCCCACGGGATTGATGAAGGAACTGGGGTATGGGCGTGGGTATCAATACGCACATGCGGTGCCCGAGGCGTACGTGCCGCAGGAATATTTGCCGGAGCGATTGCGGGGCACCACGTTCTTCGAACCGGGCGCGTTCGGATTCGAAAAGGAGATCGCCAGGCGGTTGGCCTGGTGGGCCGAGCGCAAACGCCGGGCCGATGAGGGAGACCACAGTGTATGA
- a CDS encoding CpsB/CapC family capsule biosynthesis tyrosine phosphatase — MIDIHTHLLPGVDDGSPSIDVSLPVLQRFAAGGVDVVVCTPHLMASKAVSAPYNQHAQILASLREAAPAGLELKLGWEIMLDTPGTDLRHPQLSLGGSKAVLVEFPRMSIPPNATDELFRLRTSGILPVLAHPERYVGCTVEQVGEWRQSGATIQLDGAALLGHHRMSELARAILARGYADIIASDTHGDSRSLIAVRDWLVEVGTAEQIDLLTNENARRLLADEPLRAVPPLVVRQGMLDRLRRLVLGRARSAGSTRQ; from the coding sequence GTGATCGACATCCACACGCACCTGCTGCCGGGCGTGGACGACGGATCGCCCTCGATCGATGTGTCGTTGCCGGTGCTGCAGCGATTCGCGGCTGGCGGCGTGGACGTGGTGGTGTGCACGCCGCACCTGATGGCGTCGAAAGCCGTGAGCGCGCCGTACAACCAGCACGCACAGATCCTGGCGTCGCTGCGCGAAGCGGCGCCGGCTGGGCTGGAGTTGAAGCTTGGCTGGGAGATCATGCTCGACACGCCCGGCACGGACCTGCGCCACCCACAGCTGTCACTTGGTGGCTCCAAGGCCGTGCTGGTCGAATTTCCACGGATGTCCATTCCGCCCAATGCGACCGATGAGTTGTTCCGCCTGCGGACGAGTGGGATCCTGCCGGTGCTCGCGCATCCCGAGCGGTACGTCGGATGCACGGTGGAACAGGTGGGCGAGTGGCGGCAGTCGGGCGCGACGATCCAACTGGACGGGGCGGCGCTGCTCGGCCACCATCGCATGTCCGAACTGGCGCGGGCGATCCTCGCCCGCGGATATGCCGACATCATCGCCAGCGACACCCATGGCGATAGTCGTTCGCTCATTGCGGTGCGCGATTGGCTGGTCGAAGTGGGCACGGCGGAGCAGATCGACCTGCTGACGAACGAGAATGCGCGGCGCTTGCTGGCCGACGAGCCGCTGCGGGCGGTGCCGCCGCTCGTCGTGCGCCAGGGCATGTTGGACCGGCTCCGCCGGTTGGTGCTTGGCCGCGCGCGGTCCGCGGGTTCTACACGACAGTGA
- a CDS encoding LEA type 2 family protein: MAGALAVMAGCATLGRQFFKQPTVVLRDVRLAGLGITGGNLDVVLAVYNPNGYQLDATSLHYRLLVDTVEVADGNVSERSAFRGGDTTIVHLPVTFSYAGVGAAGRELTQTGAVNYRVVGDITVDSPIGSRTFPFTSSGRFTTVNATIH, translated from the coding sequence ATGGCCGGGGCCTTGGCGGTCATGGCTGGGTGTGCGACCCTCGGCCGACAGTTCTTCAAGCAGCCGACGGTGGTGCTGCGCGACGTGCGCTTGGCGGGGCTCGGGATCACGGGGGGCAACCTGGATGTCGTGCTCGCGGTGTACAATCCCAACGGCTACCAGCTTGACGCTACGAGCCTCCATTATCGGTTGCTGGTTGACACCGTCGAGGTCGCCGATGGCAACGTGAGCGAGCGGAGTGCGTTCCGCGGCGGCGACACCACCATCGTGCACCTGCCGGTGACGTTCAGCTACGCCGGCGTGGGCGCGGCCGGTCGCGAGTTGACGCAGACCGGCGCGGTGAACTACCGCGTGGTGGGCGACATCACGGTCGATTCGCCGATCGGCAGCCGCACCTTCCCCTTCACGTCGAGCGGGCGTTTCACCACCGTCAACGCCACGATTCACTAG
- a CDS encoding CCA tRNA nucleotidyltransferase: MAEHDDLRKLRPPKPVLEIAGRLENAGHETWCVGGAVRDALLGHQHLDWDLATAATPEQVRALFGHRRTIPVGIEFGTVGVLDDTKTLHEVTTFRRDVRTDGRHAEVEFGVSLDEDLARRDFTINAIAYSPRLERLHDPFDGRRDLERRLVRAVGDPGQRMREDRLRALRAIRFSARFGFAIDQPTWRAIVESAPYLGRLSPERVKQELEKTMEQVAAPSAALRRWREAGALPVLVPALAGVSDEVVDALDCLAKPGIPHRPNRRVHRMAMLFSDVPAKQIGAALTALRCSKLEMTWIQMLVERWQAVGGSMGNALIAAAPITDAEVRRWVASVGRLHLPGYFRLAGARWAVRRRVTPSAPSPQAIRALYRRALRAAFRDPVDLRDLALDGDDLRRAGIPAGPALGKILQALLDWVLDDPARNTPSALLARADELRAAARSEGP; the protein is encoded by the coding sequence ATGGCTGAGCACGACGACCTGCGCAAGCTGCGGCCGCCCAAGCCGGTGCTCGAGATCGCCGGGAGGCTGGAGAATGCCGGCCACGAAACATGGTGCGTGGGGGGCGCCGTGCGCGACGCGCTGCTCGGCCATCAGCACCTGGATTGGGATCTGGCCACGGCGGCGACCCCGGAACAGGTGCGCGCGCTGTTCGGCCATCGGCGCACGATTCCCGTAGGCATCGAATTCGGGACGGTGGGTGTGCTCGACGACACTAAGACGCTGCACGAGGTGACCACCTTTCGCCGCGACGTGCGCACGGACGGGCGCCACGCCGAGGTCGAGTTCGGCGTCTCGCTGGATGAGGACCTCGCGCGCCGCGACTTCACGATCAATGCCATCGCGTACTCGCCGCGGCTGGAGCGGTTGCACGATCCGTTCGATGGTCGCCGCGATCTCGAGCGGCGGCTGGTGCGCGCCGTGGGCGATCCGGGCCAGCGGATGCGCGAGGATCGGTTGCGCGCGCTGCGCGCGATCCGGTTCTCGGCGCGGTTCGGGTTCGCGATCGACCAGCCCACCTGGCGGGCCATCGTCGAGAGTGCGCCGTACCTGGGACGGCTGTCGCCCGAGCGGGTGAAGCAGGAGCTCGAGAAGACCATGGAGCAGGTGGCGGCGCCGAGTGCGGCGCTTCGGCGGTGGCGCGAAGCCGGGGCCCTCCCGGTGCTGGTGCCGGCGCTGGCCGGCGTGAGCGACGAGGTCGTGGACGCGCTCGATTGCCTGGCGAAGCCGGGCATCCCACACCGTCCGAACCGCCGCGTGCATCGAATGGCCATGCTGTTCAGCGACGTGCCCGCCAAGCAGATCGGGGCGGCGCTCACGGCGTTGCGCTGCTCCAAGCTGGAGATGACCTGGATCCAGATGCTGGTGGAACGCTGGCAAGCGGTAGGTGGATCCATGGGAAACGCACTGATCGCCGCCGCGCCGATCACCGACGCGGAGGTGCGGCGCTGGGTGGCAAGCGTGGGCCGCCTGCACCTCCCGGGGTACTTCCGGCTTGCCGGCGCGCGTTGGGCCGTGCGGCGTCGCGTGACGCCATCCGCGCCCTCGCCTCAGGCGATCCGAGCGCTCTACCGGCGCGCACTCCGCGCGGCGTTCCGCGATCCGGTGGATCTGCGCGATCTCGCGCTGGATGGCGACGACCTGCGGCGCGCCGGTATTCCCGCGGGGCCCGCGCTCGGCAAGATCCTCCAGGCGTTGCTCGATTGGGTGTTGGATGATCCGGCGCGGAACACGCCATCGGCGCTGCTGGCGCGCGCCGACGAACTGCGCGCGGCAGCCAGGTCGGAGGGACCGTGA
- the hflX gene encoding GTPase HflX → MVGAPLKRAGGRRALDEHLRELARLADTAGATVVGEMTQQIDRPHSGTYLGAGKLDELRARVGELGATLVIFDDELSPTQGKNIEDAIGQRVVDRAELILDIFATRARSSEAKMQVELAQLEYMLPRLTRMWTHLEKFRGGIGVRGPGETQLETDRRLINHRIKLLRGRLRDVMKARVVQRQSRHGAFKASLVGYTNAGKSSILRGLAGDAGVFVEDRLFATLDPLTREVDLGENAHVLVTDTVGFIRKLPHHLVASFRATLEETSDADILLHVVDASHPLWEDQRQVVEQVLEELGLQDKPVLLVFNKVDALSDEALLALQGRMATASPGAIFVSANAEGGLEPLRRALQAAVRARRPVSEIRLSAADGKLLAFIHREGEVLEQRTVDDRLIVRARVNDALAGRLRSAGAEVEQV, encoded by the coding sequence TTGGTCGGCGCCCCGTTGAAGCGCGCCGGCGGCCGGCGGGCACTCGACGAACACCTGCGGGAGCTGGCGCGACTGGCCGATACGGCGGGCGCGACGGTGGTAGGCGAAATGACCCAGCAGATCGACCGTCCGCATTCGGGCACGTACCTTGGCGCGGGCAAGCTCGACGAGCTGCGCGCCCGCGTCGGGGAGCTGGGCGCCACGCTCGTCATCTTCGATGATGAGCTGTCGCCCACACAGGGCAAGAACATCGAGGACGCCATCGGCCAGCGCGTCGTGGATCGCGCGGAACTGATCCTCGACATCTTCGCCACCCGCGCGCGGAGCAGCGAGGCCAAGATGCAGGTGGAACTGGCCCAGCTCGAGTACATGCTGCCGCGGCTCACCCGCATGTGGACCCACCTCGAGAAGTTCCGCGGGGGCATCGGCGTGCGCGGCCCCGGTGAAACGCAGCTCGAAACGGACCGCCGGTTGATCAACCATCGCATCAAGCTGCTGCGCGGGCGGTTGCGGGACGTGATGAAGGCGCGCGTGGTACAGCGGCAATCGCGGCATGGCGCGTTCAAGGCGTCGCTGGTCGGCTACACCAACGCCGGCAAGTCATCGATCCTGCGCGGGCTGGCTGGCGACGCCGGCGTGTTCGTGGAAGACCGCCTGTTCGCGACGCTCGATCCGCTCACCCGCGAAGTGGATCTGGGCGAGAACGCTCACGTGCTGGTGACCGACACCGTGGGGTTCATTCGCAAGCTGCCGCACCACCTCGTGGCGTCGTTCCGCGCCACGCTGGAGGAGACGAGCGACGCCGACATCCTGCTGCACGTCGTCGATGCCAGCCACCCCTTGTGGGAAGACCAGCGCCAGGTGGTGGAGCAAGTGCTCGAGGAGCTGGGCCTCCAGGACAAGCCGGTGCTGCTGGTATTCAACAAAGTGGACGCGCTGAGCGACGAGGCATTGCTCGCCCTCCAGGGGCGCATGGCCACCGCGTCGCCCGGGGCCATCTTCGTGTCGGCGAACGCCGAGGGGGGATTGGAGCCGCTGCGCCGGGCCCTGCAGGCGGCTGTGCGCGCACGCCGGCCGGTGTCGGAAATCCGCCTGTCGGCGGCTGACGGCAAGCTGCTCGCCTTCATTCATCGTGAGGGCGAGGTGCTGGAGCAGCGCACCGTTGATGATCGGCTGATCGTGCGGGCCCGGGTGAACGACGCGCTGGCCGGACGGCTGCGAAGCGCGGGCGCGGAGGTCGAGCAGGTCTGA